The window CACCACAATCAATCACACACCCACATTCAAGAATTTctctttatttctatttttttttgtatttttaaacttttttttttattttcttcttgttttttaaatatgtattaattaatttagcATTAAAGTATGGTAAACAACTTCCGGTTTGCGTTCGTCTTTTCGCAGGGCCGCATGGACCCCGTGTAGAACAATTATGTCCACCACACTGGACTTCACACCGATGTCACTATTTGGAGCGGTTAAAGATAAGCGTTTTTTGTTCGCTTTTTTTACGCCCGTATACGTGCGCTTTCTGTCAGCTTGCGGTACAGGTAGGAGCGCGTGCGTCCTACGGGGCGGGCAGAGGGCGCGATACCTTACATTCCATGCCGCTCGGCACCCGCTCTCGAATAGGACACGTCCGTGCGTCttacaatttcttgtaaatatcaAGAGTTTGTTTTACACGCTGGCCGCAACCGCTACCGCTCCCACTTGAGCCTCAGTCTGACACACGCATCTCGCAGGAGCGTAGACGCGCTTATAAGCTCGTATACGCCTACATGAAGCAAAACCTACATATCGCTATCCCACTTCGACTGTCGAGCGAGCGAGATCGAATCCCACTAGCGTATCTCTCGCTCTGATTGGTTAGTCAAACTGGGATAGcgataagtaagtattttgtttAACTGAGTATTGGAACTGCACTCTCCATTACTTCAACTTCATGGTACGAGCTGCGAAAGACGCTAATACATATTGCCACAGACCAACCCACTGGTTCCAGCGAATATGCCGTATGCATGCACGCGTGTTCGCTTTACTAGAAGCGTATATACTAAATTCTAAACGAGCGTAAAATGCGTAGAAAAACGATAGTCTGAAACCACTCAGGTTTTTCCTTCCGGCGGCTCGCAACGTAATATGACGTAGGAAGCGAAAAGagaacaaacaaaacaaaacaaacgagAAGTTCCGGCGGCCGACGCGACATCCGAGCTCGCACGATGGCTATTTCATATCAAAATAACAACGCCACCAACTTATCCGTTCAGGTAGACAAAATTGCAACTAAAGCCGCATCAGACGCCATTTtaaaatctacgcggacgaagtcgcgggcatcaattaTTAATTCCATTTTTCCTTCGTAAATTTCTTATGCGGCGATACCAAATTCGCCACTAGCGACGATGTCACCGGAACAGATAAGTTGGTTGGCACTGTAGCCGACGCCCGGCATGCGTTGATTGTACTATGTCACATACCTTCCTTCAAGTGCCaataacaactgtacaaagtttcatcaCAATCGGATGAATGATATAGGAACGCATGCAGGACaacattcatttttttatatattatttttatatcaaataaataaaaattttactcgctttattgtttttttttttacgatttGGGGCAAGGACAAATTATCGAATAAAtcgattttataaaaataaaaaaatgatgaaaaatctcaattttttttttaacaattcatTTCCAAAGATTCACATGGTTTTATTTATGGGATGTCTATATAACTCATTACTTATATTAAGTTCGCAATAAATTAATTCGCTATTTAGTTTTATGTCATGTGTGCATAAAGCAATAAAACATGCAATCAGCTCTAGCAAGTCATACACTGAAAAATCCATTTCTGCAATTTTTTTGCAAGGGAAAGTAACGAAATTTCTTGCAAGAAAAACTTTTGCAAGCTTTATTGCTACTGGCCACTTTACTAAACGTTCGCAGAGATCGCCACgtaggcagagtgaactagagtgaggaaactagttttgatcctgaatcgacatctgtcaaatattagactaGGGGcaaagtgaactagagtaagggaACCCTtgatttgatcctgaatcgatgatatgtcaaatattaggctatgggtgacgttAAACCAAAGAATAATAGTCGTTTCATCGCCTAACTAGCTTCAAATGTAGGtagcatttgacgcctgccactgaaggtgatatttttttaaacgaatattagccatgctaaatgacaaatattcccctttcctctccaactaagcgtcaagcttgtgctaggagtgggtacgacaatagtgcaacgggcggggtttgatccgtcgacctttcggttttcagtccactcctttacctgttgagttattgaggcacATGTATGTTAAAGTTTCTTATCTGTCGTGAACTGCCACTGAGGTTCGTGCGAACGTGGATGCCGGGCCGGCGTTAAACGGTCatattttaagttaaattatacataataatattatgttttacatttatgtaaGAGTTGTTtgattgtaaaaaaattatatgtttGTTATAACCCTATAAATGCTGTTGCAGGTTTATTTGTCGAGAGCCGTGTTTGCCTTCACTGCGATCACACACTCCTCACCGCAAGACTTCAGCACAGTGCACTGGAATAAGGAAAAAACCCATAAGATATATGCCCAaatatgatatattattatgctgcATAAACTGGTGAAACGTAACATGCAATGAAAGAATTGGCCGCCCACATTGCTGCAATTTATCATGCAAGGTAACATAAATTCTCATAGTCTACACGTCTTGCGCGCCCGAACTGTGTGATTCACGCGCACGCTACGAGcattacataatatacatattaacaTACAAGTCGCGCGCAAAGTTTATAttaatagggtatttgacaggtTTTAAAAAACTGTTCTACATTAATCACTCTATGTCTAAGGACTCTatagaaaatgtatattttataaagatgggcgttattggctatttctggcaacggttaatcaacagttatttagtttcaataccaatattgataaccgttgccgaatatcggtatcagagttgtgtttcaactaatttaatatgcgcaacgcgcagcggtttccgttgtagtaactaagctagctgccgtatcaataccgtctgtatagctagcgcgcgcatattcactaaaataaaaccaattttactttcatgaatatcgtgaagtaatcacaaccttaagttcatagcagcaaagtttaattataatgatcattgacatagctcaaactatagtggacgcctgcacgaatattttgccacaatccagttaaccaaaaacatttcacgaagattgataaaccaaagaggaccttatctctattactctaaggctaactgtatcaAGATTGAttgatcaaagtgtaatggacaagtacttgtacagttaagccttagcgtaatagagataaggtcggctttggtttatcgagttcttagttactaagccggtagccaataaccgctccttctcagctttcagtgaaagaaagaaagagaaggcataattattgcgtttctagttaccaaaaaaccaaacaatgcattgtcagttgccagttggcagcgttgcgttgtcaggtggttcgtcatagatgttagctgataaccgttgttagctacgacaataacgctatcgtacgctataggcacggcagcggttttcagttaagttaagctatagcggacacttGTCTAGATATTGTTCCATTAGTTAGAGTGCAagaaaaaacgaaaacaaaaatactatttGAATATCCCGCGAAAACGCTTCGTTGACAATATGGCGCCTCATACGTCATTTTGACTATTGATTTACTCGCTCGAACAATTGTTACATTGCAACATTTCAACAATTTTTACGCGGTCTTACATTTAAATCAAAATTCACAAAAACCATCTATAGAGTACAGAAGATTTTTTAGATTGAGAGTTCAGTGATGTGGGTGAATGTCTTCTAATCCAAATTATCCATATAGCTAGCAATATAAGCAGTAGCCCAGGTTGAGGGTAGAATGATAATTTACGAGTAGATTTAGCACCAACACACTAAAGAATGTGTCAGAGACTCTATACTCGAACTTTCATACATTATATTGATAACAGTAATTGACATTGATAAAGGACCCTTGGGGACCCATTGCTTTATTGATAAAAGTATATTTTGGATCTACTACtactctatgtgatcaaataagaaatgaggagattcctaggagaaccagagtaaccaacatagctcagcgggtggcaatgggcagggcacacagttcgaaaaaccgatagacattggagtCCCAAGGTTCTGGAATGGCAGCCTCGTACCAGAAAGCGAAGCGTTGGAAGActgacgacatcaggcgagtcgcaaggagccgctggattcaggcggcgcaagactatggcttgtggaagtccctacaagagacctatgtccagctgtggacgcctatcggttgtagatgatgatgatgatattttggaTGTTAAATACTCAGAACTATAGTCCACGActggttgagatgacaatcagggtatgatgcggggggacgccccagcACGTCACCCTTACTTAGCGCAGGGGACAGCCATCTCGCCTGTCAGCTACTATAGATTTTTCTGCGATTTTCCAGGATTGTTATTGACTGGATCACCATATGGATGTGTAAATTCTCACCAGTAACTCTTTGCCAACTTCAAAGTCAGCGCGAAGCTGGGCGCCGAGTTCGCCGTCCGGAATCTTGAGGTCCTCGCGCAGGTCGCCGTTGTCGGCCATCAGTGTAAGGTAGTTGTCATCGGAGATGTCAGTTAACTGGTAGTCCTCACGCTTCACGTGGGGCACGTCCATGTTGTGGGTGGAGGGACATATGTCCTCATATCTGGGGATTGAGACAAATTTTATGAGAAacactagctcatgctcgcaacttacacaaattttaaacccccatttcatccccttaggggttggattttgaaaaatactttcttagtggataccagcagtttgagctgtgcgtctatagatcagtcagtcagtcaaccccTATTGTACCCCTTAGGAGTAGAAGATagtagattttcaaaaatcctttcttagcagatgcctacgtcataatagctaactgcaagccaaatttcagcccgatccatccagtagtttgagttgtgcgttgatagatcagtcagtcagtcagtcaccttttccttttatatatttagataaaaaagtTGCTTTTTTCATTGAATATAttgtaaaacatttaaaacaatATCTACATCACATCATATTTTGCTGTGACCCATTAACACGCCATATCAAATTCAACTATATTGAGCATTACAATAAATCCAGGTCAGCTAGTCATCATTAAAAATGCAGACAAAGTTCTTACATTAAATACAGTGCAAAGACAaacaatggggctaattctgagcacaacctaattttagagtattcgcatgctcttcttactaatgtaatatgaaaaggacagacacagtttgacagttttaaatttaatttttagatagtataacccgtgattttagcacgcactcgcgaacctactgtttaaatttgtattgtgcactaaaatttagagtctttaaatgtgagtCATGTTccattccttttttagcattagtaaaaagaacaggatgcagatattctaaatgTAGTTTAGAGAgcgactagagaatcggggccactaGTAGCCTAGAAGTAGGAGGTAGGTGTACAATtaacatgaataataaatgagCTGTTATGCGGCAAAATATGCCACGTCTTAAATATGCGTCAAGCGAATATTTGTTTGCGCGGGATCTATATTGTATTccgtatctaaataatatatgaaacgaaaaggtgactgactgactatgatctatcaacgcgcagcgcatactactggacggattgggctgaattttggcacgCAGtaagctattaagacgtaggcatccgctaagaaaggatttttgaaaattcaacccctttcgaaatttgtgtagtccacgcggacgaagtcgcgagcataagctagtaaaactaTAAGAATCATGGTAAGAACTGGATAGAAATCTTAACGAGTCATATATCATATATACATATCATAAGTCACAAGACAAATAGGTACTGGATGGATTTATAGAACTAATACTGcaagaaaaaaaaccaaacGAGTAACACCATGTCCTATCAATAAGTGCAATTCCATGTCCAACTGATTTTAGTACTGTTGTATAAAATTATGGGAGTGTGATATAATCCGCATGGAGCCACtagattcaagcggcgcaagaccgtggcgcgtggaagtccctataaagagtccagcagtggacttctatcggttgacgatgatgatgatgatgatataaatgTGCCCCTGTACGGTGATCCCAATATACAGTAGTATAAATGAGACGCATAGTCGGGACTGGCGATCAATTTTCGAGTACCCTCAGCACGAGTACAGTACGGAACCGCACTCGCGACTCTATGGGCTCGCATCATTTGATGAGATGTGGATTAtttggttttaaatttaaaaagttaggTTAAAAGGTAGTATAAAGGCAGAAACAAACTATCGGACATGTCCGTattagtaggggagcccaaaaggctaaatagggatttactcgagcgtcgtggggacctattgggtttgtgaagattaggtgcttaGAAGACAAAAAGGTTATATTATGATGTATGCTAGTGGGGAGAGCgtacatgttttcaaaaatgtccTATTTCCTCatgtcacgctcaaattgtcagattattgaaatgcacacttttctgcatctaattaacttaccttgccttaatctgacgcgctcgagtaaatcccaaaatccccgcttgggctcccctaccatatGCCGCGGCTGACAGCAGCGACAGATAGGTGGGCACTGTGCAGTCATCCTGGACGCGGCTTCGCGCCCGCTTCGCTCCACGCACTGTTACGGAGTGGAGATGTTAAAACATGTGAACTTACTTCTTGCCGTTGAATATATCGATGCCGACCATGTGCACTTTGGCGTGGCCGTGTTTGCCGGTCTTGGAGGTGGACATCTCGACGATCTTGCAGGGACGGCCCTTGAGCATGACGAATCCGTTCTTGCGGAGCGCCGAACACTGCATGGGGAAGGTGGCCGAGGCGCCGGAGTCCCCGGTCTCGAAGTGTGTATCCTCGATGTCACCCATGGTGTGTGCGGTGCTTTACCTACGGTGTGGAGTGATCTGCTGACAAAAAGTTGCGATTGTACTTACTGTTCTAAAAACCACTATTTGATGATGCAAGAGTTTAGAGTACCAACTACTTCTATTTTAAACTGTTCTGTGGTaattattcataatttttttgtgttacaaatatttttttaatttatagactagtgcttggctgctATCAGACTTGAtggcaagtgacgatgcagcctaagatggagcatgCTTGCCTAGTAGATGCCTAGTGACTCTTATTATtcctagtaattattattatcctcTCAAATCTCATCAAAGATATAATCAATAATGATGTGTGATGACTGATGGATTGTACAGATTGTATTCTTTAACTACTATTTGCACATCATACTTAGCTAATTTgaccgtaggtaggtacctacaagtagTATTTGAAATAACATTGTAACTTGGGCTTGTAtttttgcaataataaatattaaataccaaGTGAAGATAGAGAGCTGTTAAACTAGCTAAGCTAGTATGTTCATCTTATTGACATATTCCTATTTCATTGTATTCCAGCTGCTGCATACCcaattttatacataaatttaaaaaaatcactaaaataataattgtattccTGTACGGTGATCCCAGGTCACAGTTGTGAAATGAGACGCATAGTCGGAACTGGTGTATTATGTCTGAGTACCCGCAGCACAAGGACAGTATGCAAACTGTACTTGCGACTCTATGGGCTCAAATtacacaaagtcaaagtcaaattatttatttagaataggtAACATAATACGTTTaatgatggtcaaaattgttcaTTTGTAAGATGGTATCTGCGGGcaatagagagagctatgcttggagtttctcaaatcagaaatgaggagatccctagagtaaccgacaaagctaaacaggttgcgaagctgaagtggcaatgggcagggcacctAGTTcgcaaaaccgatagatgttgaggtcccaaggtgctaaaatggcgacctcgcactggaaggcgcagcgttggaagacccctcactaggtggacggatgacatcagacgagtcgcagggagccgctggattcaggcggcgcaaaaccgtggcgtatgcaagtccctacaagagacccatgtcgtccagcagtggacttctatcggtttatgacgatgatgatgaagatgaattGTTCCTAAAGGGTTGTTGTTAGAATGATGTTAGTTGCAACAGAACAAGCAAACAAGTAGTCCAGtgtgaagttgcaacatggctgTTTGCACAAAACCTTTCAAACCCCCTTACCCTAAACCCTTTAGgtttgtagaaaaccttcaatgaaatcctaatcctaataatattataaatgtgaaagtgtggatgttaattactcaatcacgcaaaaactactggacggatttggctgaaatttggaatggagatagattataccctggattaagacataggctacttttaatcccggaaaatcaaggagttcccgcgggattttgaaaaatgtaaatccacacggacgaagtcgctggcatcagctagttaaaaataaatgtcaaatgagctcagttGCTATCATGCAGTGTTAGACATATAGTTAGCGAATCTGTAGGCAGATCCAGCTGGACTAAGAGAAATAAACTTAATTGAAGTAAACATATTACATTATATACAGtattgatgttattttgtttacaCAACCTCAACAGTTGACAATAAACTGATATCATCTAATAATTACAACCTTGGCATTAACCCCGTACATCATGAGTAATGTGACTTACATTGAGCAAGTGAAAAGGGTTATTGACCTCTGGTGTCAGTGAACTTTAAAATGAGGTTCAAAAAGGGAGGATTGTTTACATACAAAGATttatactagactagatgatgcccgcgacttcgtccgcgtggatttagctttttaaaatcctgtaggaacttttcaattttccaggataaaaagtaacctatgtccttccccgggatgtaagctatgtaccaaatttcgtcaaaatcggttgaacggttgagccgtgaaaagctagcagacagacagacacactttcgcatttataatattaagtatggatgatGCCTATGAGTACcacatagatttttttttaaatatcacgtgctttaacggcgaaggaaaacatcgtgaggaaacctgcatacctaagagttctccataatgttctctaaagtgtgtgaagtctgagaatccgcacatgaccagcggtggtggactatgtttcattctgagacgagacccgtgctcagtagtgagccagcgttGGATTAAGTAATTCTATAGTTACAgtatgtggcagaaaataaagtacatcaacctttaggagatagcagatttgtagagcattgtctccgtcgttgagacagacctaacgtcatataggtatgagtgacagagacaatgctctacaaagccgaaatgtcattctaaaggcatacattattttctgcagtgtactgtacctactttaaataatcCAGATTTATTGACCAAACCTGCGGAGGCATCCAAAGTTTTAGCTGAATAGGGCTTTCACTACAAAGTTGCCAAGTTAGTTAGAGACAAGCAACAAAGTATTATGTTGTGACAAAATATTGATGATGTGTCAAATACTCTTTTGGAAGCATAAGGCTTCTACAACAAAACTATGCCAAGCTTATCATGAATGATGTCACTATATCAACTTTTACCATCAGTAAGcataacatgttacctattctgaaaaaataatttgactttgactgctGATGAATGCTTTATGAGGCATCTTAATCATTAGGCTATCATTTCTCAACACAATATTTATCgaaaatgtataataatatagtcatcatgatcaacccatagccggctcattacagagcacaggtctcctctcagtatgagaagggtttggccatagtccatgcTGGCTTACTGCGGATtgacaaacttcacacacctcagagaacattaaggagaattttcaggcatgcaggtttccaggatatttaattacttaaaacgcacataactctgaaaagttagaggtgcatgccctggATTGAAACCCCAACCTCTGATCAGGAGGCAgaggtcctaaccactaggctatcacaccttTAATAAACAACATGATCTGTATTGAACATTGGCAACATGTACAAAatgagtacccttattataaatgcgaacatatgtttgtaggtttgtccttcagtcacgttgcaacggattgacgtgtttttttgcatgggttaggttagttatagttaaagacgtggagagtgacataggctactttttatcccggaaaatcaacccatcggatttttaagaaacctaattccacgcggacgaagtcgtgggcatcagctagtatactgaTAAAAGATAGAACAATATTGAATCTAAAGAAGCATATTGACAATATTATGACTAGGATACACAGATAATGGATTATTCCAAAAGTCTTAAAAATTGTATGTGCTCCTCAAATTATTTTATAGCTTGAGTATGATGAAAGAAATGCATGTCCTTGTCATTGATTTTTCAGCACTTTTAGTGGGTGAATGCAACATTGATGTGTTGTTTGCTAATTATGACAGATAAGTGAAAGTAACAAATTAAAgtcacaaattattattaaaactatgAGTCATATGTTGGTTCACACGATTATGTATGAAATATTAAGAAAAGGGCAAGATATAAATTTGCATGTAAGTAAAGTACATAATAGTAAAATTGAGGTAAAAACACATACTGATATTGTGGAAATTGTCACAAAACTGAGTTTTATATCAATCAGGCACTGCAGACATTCAGTCACGCATGTATTCGTTATCTACACAAAAATATTAGGTGTACTGCGAAAATCCAGACGTCCTAAGCCTAACCCCACCTAGTGCATCGACGCGAAAACCTTTGTATGAAATGGAAATTAtgatagtaagtaagtaaatattacaCATGGATAAATATCCGAGAAGCTAAAAGACATAGTCGTGCTCGATACCAGGATTTAGATATGACATCTGGCCGTGTGGTATTCGAACATGTGCCTTCTGAAAGAGACATCTTGGTCTTGTGTTCATGAATACTCACTAAATAACTTTTAACAATAAAAACCTTGTATCCTCGCTACACACAAACAAAGCGCTTAGTTTAAATCGTTAAACAAAAGCATTAACCACATTTTTCCACGCAAATTCATTAACATGAAAGGAAAATAGCAAATTTGTCAAATGTGCCGGCGCCGCGTTAGAGTTAACTTCGAATTTTTCACATGTTTCACACCGATACAATGCGCTGTTTTCACATATTTATATTCACCATTGAAAATACTtacgaaaatagtaattatgacTATTGAAAGCAGAATCACGATAAAACTAAggtatttatcgacactcacaTGTGACCGACGGGTTCTTCAACCGAAAGGTCAATTTGCGCCTGCGTAGCACCTTCATCATTCGCTTCCTGTCGCGGGGTTCTCAACAAGGCCAAATAGCCGCCGTTTATTGGCGggatatataaataataaaatctaaattgcatAAATCGATTTCATAGAAAGTTTATACCATGTGTGATATCTTTAAAAATCGATTGCTTTATGCCAGacgtaattttaataaataatagcaAAATTCATATggagtaatatttattttaatttagcaaATATTTCAATACTGTTTTACCGACAGTTTAGCCTACGAATATAGCCGCAAGATGGCAGCCACTCCATCTCAGTTTGTGATTGACGCGGCCCGCCACCGCTACATAAAAATAGATTATACAAACTATGGACATAGACAATAAAATGAGAAACTATTgtttaaactaaatta of the Maniola hyperantus chromosome 19, iAphHyp1.2, whole genome shotgun sequence genome contains:
- the eEF5 gene encoding eukaryotic translation initiation factor 5A; translation: MGDIEDTHFETGDSGASATFPMQCSALRKNGFVMLKGRPCKIVEMSTSKTGKHGHAKVHMVGIDIFNGKKYEDICPSTHNMDVPHVKREDYQLTDISDDNYLTLMADNGDLREDLKIPDGELGAQLRADFEVGKELLCTVLKSCGEECVIAVKANTALDK